A region from the Paenibacillus humicola genome encodes:
- a CDS encoding glycosyltransferase family 2 protein: MKLTSIIIPTYNALELVKRTVEAVRQHTDETETPYELIVVDNGSTDGTDEWCAGERVHLLSLPRNTGFPAACNVGLRYARGDGLLLLNNDVTVMPGWLSGLTAALTGIPDAGIAGPVTNYCSGRQQIDVSFADMADFQRIAAERRGRPDLAPVQVQRLIGFCMLFKRELYERIGDLDERFSPGHYEDDDYCLRARMSGFGLLMCPDVLVHHEGSVSFKRSDPGQLQRLVKTNRRRFIEKWRIDPSTFM; encoded by the coding sequence ATGAAGCTGACGAGCATTATTATACCGACCTATAATGCGCTGGAGCTGGTAAAGCGGACGGTCGAAGCGGTTCGGCAGCATACCGATGAGACAGAGACCCCGTACGAGCTGATCGTTGTTGACAACGGCTCAACTGACGGAACGGACGAATGGTGCGCCGGCGAGCGGGTGCATCTGCTGTCGCTGCCTCGCAACACCGGATTTCCGGCCGCCTGCAATGTCGGCCTGCGGTACGCCCGCGGCGACGGTCTGCTGCTGCTGAACAACGATGTCACGGTCATGCCGGGGTGGCTGTCGGGCCTGACGGCCGCCTTGACCGGCATTCCGGATGCCGGCATCGCCGGGCCGGTCACCAACTACTGCAGCGGCAGGCAGCAGATCGACGTTTCATTTGCGGACATGGCCGATTTTCAGCGCATCGCGGCGGAGCGGAGGGGACGACCCGATCTCGCTCCGGTGCAGGTGCAGCGGCTGATCGGATTTTGCATGCTGTTCAAACGGGAGCTGTACGAGCGGATCGGCGATCTGGACGAACGGTTTTCCCCGGGCCATTACGAGGATGACGATTACTGCCTGCGGGCCCGGATGAGCGGCTTTGGCCTGCTTATGTGTCCGGATGTTCTCGTTCACCATGAAGGAAGCGTCAGCTTCAAACGGTCCGATCCGGGCCAGCTGCAGCGGCTGGTGAAGACGAACCGGCGGCGGTTTATCGAAAAATGGCGGATCGATCCGTCGACTTTCATGTAG
- a CDS encoding sugar phosphate nucleotidyltransferase, whose product MKAVILAGGTGTRLLPLTRILNKHLLPVGRLPMISYSLEKLKEAGITDILIVTSKEAAGMFAEFLGSGREFGVLLTYRIQEDAGGIAQALELAESFVGGERKFIVLLGDNLFEEPLAGHLAAFEKQPEGAMVLLKRVPDPHRYGVPVFGPDGRIERIEEKPPQPQTDFCVTGIYLFDETVFRLIARQEPSKRGELEITDVNNAYASAGLLAHRTMEGWLIDAGTFESLQEASARMMEGAP is encoded by the coding sequence GTGAAAGCTGTGATCTTGGCCGGCGGCACCGGCACGAGGCTGCTGCCGTTAACCAGAATCCTGAATAAGCATCTTCTGCCTGTCGGCAGGCTTCCCATGATTAGCTACAGCCTGGAGAAGCTGAAGGAAGCGGGAATTACCGATATCCTGATCGTGACCAGCAAGGAAGCGGCGGGCATGTTTGCGGAATTTCTCGGAAGCGGGCGCGAATTCGGCGTCCTGCTCACCTACCGCATCCAGGAGGACGCAGGCGGAATCGCGCAGGCGCTGGAGCTGGCGGAGTCTTTTGTCGGCGGCGAGCGAAAATTTATCGTCCTGCTCGGCGACAATTTGTTCGAGGAGCCGCTGGCCGGTCATCTCGCAGCATTCGAGAAGCAGCCGGAAGGGGCGATGGTGCTGCTGAAGCGGGTACCGGATCCGCACCGTTACGGCGTCCCCGTCTTCGGCCCTGACGGACGGATCGAGCGGATCGAGGAAAAGCCGCCGCAGCCGCAGACGGATTTCTGCGTAACCGGCATTTATCTGTTCGACGAAACGGTATTCCGTCTCATCGCACGGCAGGAGCCGTCCAAACGGGGCGAGCTGGAAATTACCGACGTCAACAACGCGTATGCCTCCGCCGGACTGCTTGCGCACCGGACGATGGAGGGCTGGTTGATCGATGCGGGAACGTTCGAATCGCTGCAGGAAGCGTCGGCAAGGATGATGGAGGGAGCGCCATGA
- a CDS encoding GT-D fold domain-containing glycosyltransferase, with protein sequence MNGRGNDKPVSASSAPAFTGRADRAKAVIAAVKTGSARPARKRRARAGSGSRVKRSARKWPRAGRKLRITGPARKTAKKEPRGGHGPEELQSAYELGKYEGGEMLLEQCLPPNLLLPEVSLGQIVAAGVQAYLPQCYPLLDVNGVFAEMNSAIAEERPCSVVRLGDGELLALAQGVVYDAATIEREGRFLPYAGVVPPDLAARDQLAQAIRHSQIVGVPQSRKKHFQPLLYPALRGHGIDPGSLRMTVSTINYSLYQAGLLMPLLRGRRLLLIGNAAPQLARVLTDAGCAISGVISPVRGFPDIDRVMREARNAPFDLALVSAGIPAVVICWRIAAERGKTALDFGHMADTIVKGEISLLH encoded by the coding sequence ATGAACGGACGGGGAAACGACAAGCCGGTTTCCGCCTCGTCAGCGCCGGCATTTACCGGGCGAGCGGATCGGGCAAAAGCGGTTATCGCCGCCGTCAAGACGGGATCCGCACGGCCTGCCCGCAAAAGACGGGCCCGCGCGGGAAGCGGCTCCCGCGTCAAACGCTCGGCGCGCAAATGGCCCCGCGCCGGCCGGAAGCTCCGGATCACCGGCCCTGCCCGGAAAACGGCGAAAAAGGAGCCGAGGGGCGGACACGGCCCTGAAGAACTCCAATCCGCATACGAGCTCGGTAAATATGAAGGGGGAGAAATGCTGCTGGAGCAGTGTTTGCCCCCGAATCTGCTGCTCCCGGAGGTAAGCCTCGGGCAGATCGTCGCCGCCGGCGTTCAGGCGTACCTGCCGCAATGTTATCCGCTGCTGGACGTAAACGGCGTTTTCGCGGAAATGAACAGCGCCATCGCCGAAGAACGGCCCTGCTCGGTCGTCCGGCTTGGCGACGGGGAGCTGCTCGCGCTGGCGCAAGGCGTCGTTTACGATGCCGCGACCATTGAGCGGGAAGGGCGCTTTCTGCCGTATGCCGGCGTCGTGCCGCCCGATCTGGCCGCGCGGGATCAGCTGGCGCAGGCGATCCGGCACTCGCAGATCGTCGGCGTGCCGCAGTCCAGGAAGAAGCATTTTCAGCCGCTGCTTTATCCGGCGCTGCGCGGTCACGGCATCGATCCGGGCTCGCTTCGCATGACGGTCTCGACGATCAACTACAGCCTGTATCAGGCCGGACTGCTCATGCCGCTGCTGAGGGGCAGGCGCCTGCTTCTTATCGGCAATGCCGCGCCTCAGCTCGCGCGCGTGCTGACGGATGCAGGCTGTGCCATATCCGGCGTCATCAGCCCCGTGCGGGGCTTTCCGGATATCGACCGGGTGATGCGCGAAGCGCGTAATGCCCCGTTCGATCTGGCACTCGTATCCGCGGGCATACCCGCCGTCGTCATTTGCTGGCGTATTGCGGCGGAAAGAGGAAAGACGGCGCTCGATTTCGGCCATATGGCGGATACGATCGTCAAAGGCGAGATTTCGCTGCTCCATTGA
- a CDS encoding glycosyltransferase family 2 protein produces the protein MKRKKPAVRRVKRRAARPAAVSPSGFRAGFQAGYQEGLRSGSESYGTRFNGTSIIIPSYNQVHYLRQCIDSINRYTGPAYEIIVVDNASKDGTADYLRRAGGKVRYRILETNRGFSGAVNVGLMMAKGTTMLVLNNDTVVTARWLDNLLLCLSSDPAIGMVGPVTNYISGDQQIQVPYTKIEDMQAFAAKHNVSDSSKWKRIDRLAGVCLLFRRELWEQTGYFDEGFALGNFEDDDYNIRVRLQGRSLVIAGDTFIHHYGSISIRALGSHLAEVNQRNQQFYQEKWGNPHSLVHMVKEMIRLPGGVESIGQPPALSETSFFPEGIAVKGTTNTAYWIESGTRRPIAGEANIPVVRISQTDMRRWPVAETIAAEEAHARWHGGTGNMGDGYMVTGPDNIHYVLEKGTRRRIASRNALERWGLQHKPQVPLTAEQIGMLPEGLPVIAPAIVGERL, from the coding sequence ATGAAACGGAAGAAGCCTGCGGTTCGCCGCGTCAAACGGCGGGCTGCCCGGCCGGCAGCCGTCAGTCCGTCCGGATTTCGCGCCGGCTTCCAGGCCGGTTACCAGGAAGGGCTGCGCTCCGGCTCCGAAAGCTACGGCACGCGTTTCAACGGCACGAGTATCATTATTCCAAGCTATAATCAGGTCCATTATTTGAGGCAGTGCATCGACAGCATTAACCGGTATACCGGGCCCGCTTATGAAATCATCGTGGTCGATAACGCCTCGAAGGACGGGACGGCCGATTATTTGCGCCGCGCCGGCGGCAAGGTGCGCTACCGGATTCTCGAGACGAACCGGGGCTTCTCCGGCGCCGTGAATGTCGGGCTGATGATGGCCAAAGGAACGACGATGCTGGTGCTCAACAACGATACGGTCGTCACCGCACGCTGGCTCGACAATCTGCTGCTGTGCCTGTCGAGCGATCCGGCGATCGGCATGGTCGGACCGGTGACCAATTACATCAGCGGCGATCAGCAAATCCAAGTGCCTTATACCAAAATCGAAGATATGCAGGCTTTTGCCGCGAAGCATAACGTTTCCGACAGCTCCAAATGGAAGCGAATCGACCGGCTGGCAGGCGTCTGCCTCTTGTTCCGCCGGGAATTGTGGGAGCAAACCGGTTATTTTGACGAAGGCTTCGCGCTTGGCAATTTCGAGGACGACGATTACAATATCCGCGTCCGGCTGCAGGGCCGTTCGCTTGTCATTGCCGGCGATACGTTCATTCATCATTACGGCAGCATCAGCATAAGGGCGCTTGGGAGTCACTTGGCTGAAGTGAACCAGCGCAACCAGCAGTTTTACCAGGAAAAGTGGGGCAATCCGCATTCGCTGGTCCATATGGTCAAAGAAATGATCCGCCTGCCGGGCGGTGTCGAAAGCATCGGTCAGCCTCCGGCGCTCAGCGAAACGTCTTTTTTCCCGGAAGGCATCGCCGTCAAAGGAACAACGAATACGGCTTACTGGATCGAAAGCGGCACGAGACGGCCGATCGCGGGCGAGGCGAACATCCCGGTCGTCCGTATATCGCAAACGGACATGCGGAGATGGCCGGTCGCCGAGACGATCGCCGCGGAAGAGGCGCATGCGCGCTGGCACGGCGGGACCGGGAATATGGGGGACGGTTATATGGTGACCGGGCCGGACAATATCCATTACGTCCTTGAAAAAGGCACGCGGAGGCGCATTGCCAGCAGGAACGCGCTGGAACGGTGGGGACTTCAGCATAAGCCGCAGGTACCGTTGACGGCAGAGCAGATCGGTATGCTCCCGGAAGGCCTGCCGGTCATAGCGCCCGCAATCGTAGGAGAGCGGCTGTAA
- a CDS encoding nucleoside-diphosphate sugar epimerase — protein sequence MQQHTVTELIEHISQSHQHMVRVLESERHVAVRMAHMVHALPDRHPDFGGMDGLLQSSGAVTKSVVAYLNTIAELQESMATTIGSVMKELDGDNEEE from the coding sequence ATGCAACAGCATACGGTGACGGAGCTGATCGAGCATATTTCCCAATCTCACCAACATATGGTTCGCGTGCTGGAATCGGAGCGGCATGTTGCGGTGCGGATGGCGCATATGGTGCACGCGCTGCCGGACCGGCATCCCGATTTCGGCGGCATGGACGGACTGCTGCAAAGTTCCGGGGCAGTGACGAAAAGCGTGGTTGCCTATTTAAACACGATCGCCGAGCTTCAGGAATCGATGGCGACGACCATCGGCTCCGTCATGAAAGAGCTTGACGGCGATAATGAAGAGGAATAG
- a CDS encoding restriction endonuclease subunit S encodes MVRETAYSRILDASAKMQGNIAIILEAKAIEAEKVRSWLCNHMTPEAFEEQEEHLKETLLVHEQLVEVIDGLTRLNQGMANVLKAALRQDQDGGGIGGLLNGGYDSGDRSE; translated from the coding sequence ATGGTTCGGGAAACGGCATATTCGCGCATACTGGATGCCTCCGCTAAAATGCAGGGGAATATCGCGATTATTTTGGAAGCGAAGGCGATCGAGGCGGAGAAGGTTCGCAGCTGGCTGTGCAATCATATGACGCCGGAAGCCTTTGAGGAGCAGGAAGAGCACTTGAAAGAAACCCTGCTTGTTCACGAGCAGCTCGTCGAGGTGATCGACGGATTGACCCGGCTGAACCAGGGGATGGCGAACGTGCTGAAGGCGGCGCTGCGGCAGGATCAGGACGGGGGAGGCATCGGCGGTCTGCTGAACGGCGGCTATGACTCGGGAGATCGATCGGAATGA
- a CDS encoding GntR family transcriptional regulator → MTIEEGRYVKGTMRDYVRDTLKKQIMELKLEPGRFISEKEIMEMLQVSRTPIREALVQLAQEGLIETIPQKGSFISPIDLGHVEESRFIRETLEAAVVREACGKLNAEQLLELQNLIAMQELCVQEGNFARLFDLDEDFHRTMINACGRPRTWLLLQQMNTHYNRLRLLRLADNYAWQLIVAQHQEIADAIRGNRPDEAERVLRAHLSRVEDEKEELKLKYPAYFRR, encoded by the coding sequence TTGACGATTGAAGAAGGTCGCTATGTCAAGGGCACGATGAGGGATTACGTACGCGATACGCTGAAAAAGCAGATCATGGAGCTGAAACTCGAGCCGGGCCGTTTTATATCCGAGAAGGAAATTATGGAAATGCTGCAGGTGAGCCGGACGCCGATCCGCGAGGCGCTGGTGCAGCTGGCGCAGGAGGGGCTGATCGAAACGATCCCGCAGAAAGGCTCGTTTATCTCGCCCATCGATCTGGGGCACGTCGAGGAGTCGCGGTTCATCCGGGAGACGCTGGAGGCGGCGGTCGTCCGCGAGGCGTGCGGCAAGCTGAATGCGGAGCAGCTGCTGGAGCTGCAAAATTTGATCGCGATGCAGGAGCTGTGCGTGCAGGAAGGCAATTTCGCCCGGCTGTTCGACCTCGACGAAGATTTTCACCGCACGATGATCAACGCCTGCGGCCGTCCGCGCACCTGGCTGCTGCTGCAGCAGATGAACACCCATTACAACCGGCTCCGGCTGCTTCGCCTGGCCGACAACTACGCCTGGCAGCTGATCGTGGCCCAGCATCAGGAGATCGCGGATGCGATCAGAGGCAACCGGCCGGACGAGGCGGAACGGGTGCTGCGCGCGCATTTGAGCCGCGTTGAAGACGAGAAGGAAGAACTGAAATTGAAATACCCGGCTTATTTCAGACGCTGA
- the map gene encoding type I methionyl aminopeptidase produces the protein MITLKTRDEIEHLRKAGQIVAEFHREIARMIRPGISTMEIEEFADRFLEERGAGAYTKGYKGYPYATCASVNDVIAHGFPSRAPLKEGDIVKIDIVAELDGWIGDSAWCYAVGGISEEARKLMDVTKECLYIGIGKAVAGARLGDVMHEVQTHAQLNGFSVVRDLLGHGVGRELHEEPNFAHVGTPGKGVRLKEGMVITIEPMINAGSPHMTIDADGWTCRTADGSLSAQFEHTIAITADGPVILTEQ, from the coding sequence ATGATCACACTGAAGACGCGGGACGAAATCGAGCACTTGCGCAAAGCCGGGCAAATCGTGGCGGAGTTCCACCGCGAAATCGCCCGTATGATCCGGCCCGGCATATCTACGATGGAGATTGAGGAATTTGCGGACCGGTTTCTTGAGGAGCGGGGCGCCGGCGCGTATACGAAGGGTTACAAAGGCTATCCGTACGCCACCTGCGCCTCCGTCAACGACGTCATCGCCCACGGTTTTCCAAGCCGCGCGCCGCTGAAAGAGGGCGACATCGTCAAGATCGACATCGTCGCGGAGCTGGACGGATGGATCGGCGATTCCGCGTGGTGCTACGCGGTCGGCGGCATATCCGAAGAAGCGCGGAAGCTGATGGACGTGACGAAGGAGTGCCTGTATATCGGCATCGGGAAAGCCGTTGCCGGCGCGCGGCTCGGCGATGTCATGCACGAGGTGCAGACCCATGCGCAGCTAAACGGCTTCTCCGTCGTGCGCGATTTGCTCGGCCACGGCGTCGGGCGCGAGCTGCATGAGGAGCCGAACTTTGCGCACGTCGGAACGCCCGGCAAAGGCGTCCGGCTGAAGGAAGGCATGGTCATCACGATCGAGCCGATGATCAACGCCGGGAGCCCTCATATGACAATCGACGCCGACGGCTGGACCTGCCGGACGGCCGACGGTTCGTTATCCGCGCAGTTCGAGCATACCATCGCCATCACGGCGGACGGCCCGGTCATCTTGACGGAGCAGTAA
- a CDS encoding adenylosuccinate synthase: MSVTAVVGAGWGDEGKGKMTDALAAVADMVVRFQGGSNAGHTILNEWGKFGLRLLPSGVFRQGVVNVIGPAVALNPDDLFRELDGLAERGVPAPDLRISERAQIVLPYHKLLDALEEERLGARRFGSTRSGIAPFYADKALKIGVQAADLMRPGRLEERLQAALKSKNLLLHHLYGEKTLDAARIAAELHAKAQRLAPYLGDTTTLLNEALKAGKRVLAEGQLGALRDVDHGIFPFTTSVSTLAGYAAAGAGVPPQAITRIVAVTKAYTSAVGEGPLVAELTGREADELRRRGGDAGEFGVVTGRPRRVGWFDAVAAAYGCLLQGATEVALTNLDVLGYLADIPVCTAYRIGGQETDRFPAPALLEAASPVWKRLSGWKTDISGIRRYGELPANARRYVDFIEERIGVPVRWISIGPRREQLIDSWLRLAAFEPVRRRCAARHTPLGGPPLPGRLAAQERRRRRALLLRQDDRAVRRDGDGMLELRG; encoded by the coding sequence ATGAGCGTAACGGCTGTTGTAGGTGCGGGCTGGGGCGATGAAGGCAAGGGCAAAATGACCGACGCGCTGGCGGCGGTAGCGGACATGGTCGTCCGGTTTCAGGGCGGAAGCAATGCGGGGCATACGATTTTGAACGAATGGGGAAAATTCGGGCTGCGTCTCCTGCCGTCCGGCGTCTTCCGGCAGGGCGTCGTGAACGTGATCGGGCCGGCGGTCGCGCTGAACCCGGACGATCTCTTCCGCGAGCTGGACGGGCTTGCGGAACGCGGCGTTCCCGCGCCCGACCTGCGTATCTCCGAACGGGCTCAAATCGTCCTGCCGTACCATAAGCTTCTCGACGCCCTGGAGGAGGAGCGGCTCGGCGCGCGCCGATTCGGTTCGACACGGTCGGGTATCGCGCCCTTCTATGCGGACAAGGCGCTGAAAATCGGGGTTCAGGCCGCCGATTTGATGCGACCCGGCCGGCTCGAAGAGAGGCTGCAGGCGGCGCTCAAAAGCAAAAACCTGCTGCTGCACCATCTGTACGGGGAGAAAACGCTGGACGCTGCACGAATCGCGGCGGAGCTGCATGCGAAGGCGCAGCGGCTCGCGCCTTATCTGGGCGACACGACGACGCTGCTGAACGAGGCGCTGAAGGCGGGGAAGCGCGTGCTCGCCGAAGGGCAGCTCGGCGCGCTGCGCGACGTCGATCACGGCATCTTCCCGTTCACGACGTCCGTATCGACGCTTGCGGGATATGCCGCCGCCGGGGCCGGCGTGCCGCCGCAGGCGATTACGCGCATCGTCGCGGTGACCAAGGCGTATACGAGCGCCGTCGGCGAAGGGCCGCTCGTCGCGGAGCTGACGGGCCGGGAGGCCGACGAGCTGCGCCGGCGAGGCGGCGACGCAGGCGAATTCGGCGTCGTAACCGGCCGTCCGCGGCGAGTCGGCTGGTTCGATGCGGTGGCGGCAGCCTACGGCTGTTTGCTGCAGGGCGCGACCGAGGTCGCGCTGACCAATCTGGACGTCCTCGGGTATTTGGCGGACATCCCGGTATGCACGGCCTACCGCATCGGCGGACAAGAAACGGACCGCTTCCCGGCCCCCGCCCTGCTTGAGGCGGCTTCGCCCGTCTGGAAGCGGCTTTCCGGCTGGAAAACGGATATTTCCGGCATCCGGCGTTACGGCGAGCTGCCGGCGAACGCCAGGCGCTACGTCGATTTCATCGAGGAGCGGATCGGAGTACCCGTCCGCTGGATTTCCATCGGGCCGAGGCGCGAGCAGCTGATCGACAGCTGGCTTAGGCTAGCCGCTTTCGAGCCGGTACGCCGCAGATGCGCCGCGCGCCACACGCCGCTTGGCGGGCCGCCGCTCCCGGGACGTCTCGCGGCCCAGGAGCGCCGCCGGCGGCGCGCGTTACTGCTCCGTCAAGATGACCGGGCCGTCCGCCGTGATGGCGATGGTATGCTCGAACTGCGCGGATAA
- a CDS encoding LysR family transcriptional regulator, whose amino-acid sequence MVENIEWYRAFYYAAKTGSLTGAAAELFVTQPAVTHAVRQLENRLGGPLFVRTSKGVRLTPEGAELYGHIEAAFRLIRSGERKIAEMRDLLAGEIRIGAGDTLCRHYLLPHMKAFHERYPNVKFRVTNRTSLETMELLGKGEIDLGIVNLPLADKRADIVEAVTLQDCLAAGAAYRHLAETGLTPAGLTGGLLLILLERGSSTRAAFDAFAAAHGVDARPEIELGSIDLLVEFARSGFGIACVVRDFIGEELARGELFEVKLEPPLPPRSVGIATLRGAPLPAAAERFIRRLLAPAGQDGGDD is encoded by the coding sequence ATGGTCGAAAACATCGAATGGTACCGGGCGTTCTATTATGCCGCCAAGACAGGGAGCCTGACCGGTGCGGCGGCGGAGCTGTTCGTCACGCAGCCGGCTGTGACGCACGCGGTCAGACAGCTCGAGAACCGCCTCGGCGGGCCGCTGTTCGTCCGGACGTCCAAAGGGGTGCGGCTGACGCCGGAAGGAGCGGAGCTGTACGGCCATATCGAGGCGGCGTTCCGCCTGATCCGCAGCGGCGAGCGGAAAATCGCGGAGATGCGCGACCTGCTGGCCGGCGAAATCCGCATCGGCGCCGGCGATACGCTGTGCAGGCATTACCTGCTGCCGCATATGAAAGCTTTTCACGAGCGGTATCCGAACGTTAAATTCCGGGTCACGAACCGGACGTCGCTCGAAACGATGGAGCTGCTCGGGAAAGGCGAAATCGATCTCGGCATCGTCAACCTGCCGCTGGCGGACAAGCGGGCGGATATCGTGGAGGCGGTCACGCTGCAGGACTGCCTGGCCGCCGGCGCCGCCTACAGGCACCTTGCCGAAACCGGTCTGACGCCGGCCGGTCTGACCGGCGGCCTGCTGCTCATTTTGCTCGAACGCGGCAGCAGCACACGAGCCGCCTTCGACGCGTTCGCGGCGGCGCACGGCGTTGACGCGAGGCCGGAAATCGAGCTGGGCAGCATCGATCTGCTCGTGGAATTCGCCCGCTCCGGCTTTGGCATCGCCTGCGTCGTCCGGGATTTTATCGGGGAGGAGCTCGCCCGCGGAGAGCTGTTCGAGGTGAAGCTGGAGCCCCCCCTGCCGCCTCGGAGCGTCGGGATCGCCACGCTGCGCGGCGCGCCGCTGCCCGCGGCGGCGGAACGGTTCATCCGCCGGCTGCTCGCGCCGGCCGGACAAGACGGAGGGGACGATTGA
- a CDS encoding dienelactone hydrolase family protein, producing the protein MSLLADWVHYGDDGKYRGYLARPDHVKEPLPAVIVLQEIWGVDEHIRDVTRRIAQAGYVAFAPDLFAGNREVADVLAEDRVKEAKQFLNSIPPAHWRDAEQQKSALAALPEAKGRAIAETLGELFNHGGRMPGYIQQIMAASAWLRDGFEHSRGCGVASVGFCMGGALSGMLAARDPKLSGAVIFYGSAPSADLIPEIGCPVLGLYGELDKRITDEVPAFAEALRAAGKTFEYRIYDGAQHAFFNDTRPSFQMAASRDAFTRTLAFLQRTLTAGEPAVV; encoded by the coding sequence ATGAGCCTTTTGGCGGATTGGGTGCATTATGGCGACGATGGGAAATACCGGGGGTACCTGGCAAGACCGGATCATGTAAAGGAGCCGCTGCCGGCCGTTATCGTGCTGCAGGAAATTTGGGGCGTGGACGAGCATATCCGGGATGTGACGAGGCGGATCGCACAGGCGGGGTACGTGGCGTTCGCGCCCGATTTGTTTGCCGGAAACCGCGAAGTGGCGGATGTCCTTGCGGAGGATCGGGTCAAGGAAGCAAAGCAATTTCTGAATTCGATTCCGCCGGCACACTGGCGCGACGCGGAGCAGCAGAAAAGCGCGCTCGCCGCTCTCCCGGAAGCAAAAGGCAGGGCCATCGCTGAGACGCTCGGCGAGCTGTTTAACCATGGGGGACGGATGCCGGGCTATATCCAGCAAATCATGGCGGCTTCGGCCTGGCTGCGGGACGGCTTCGAGCACAGCCGGGGCTGCGGCGTCGCATCCGTCGGCTTCTGCATGGGAGGCGCGCTGTCCGGCATGCTGGCGGCGAGGGATCCCAAGCTGAGCGGCGCGGTCATTTTCTACGGGAGCGCGCCGTCCGCGGATCTGATCCCGGAGATCGGCTGTCCGGTGCTCGGGCTTTACGGCGAACTGGACAAACGGATCACGGACGAGGTCCCCGCGTTCGCCGAAGCGCTGCGCGCGGCCGGCAAAACGTTTGAATACCGCATTTATGACGGCGCGCAGCACGCCTTCTTCAACGATACGCGCCCCTCGTTCCAGATGGCCGCGTCCCGCGACGCCTTCACCCGGACGCTCGCGTTCCTGCAGCGGACGCTGACGGCCGGCGAGCCGGCCGTGGTTTAA